The genomic region TGCGCTCGGCTCGCTACGCTCGCCTTCGCTCCGCCTCACCCCGGAGGGGTGGAGGCGGAGAGAAGAAAGACAATTTACAGAAAGACTTTTACACCGACGGAAGAGCCGTCCACCTGCGACATGGGGGGTACCCCCCGCTGGCAAGGGCGGGCGCATATCGTATCGTAAACACAGTGTTAAAAAACCAAAAACGTAGAAACAGAAAGTCAAAAATATAATGAAATCGAAAATAACCTATCCGCTCGCGCTGTTAGCAGCCACGGGCGCTTTGTTCATCACCAGCACGGCGCTGCACGCGACCGAGACGGATAACCGCATCGAGGCATCGGCCAAAAAGTCCCATGTATTCAAGACATACCTCCAGGGCGATTCGATTGCGCTTCACTCCAAGGATGGCGTTGTCACCTTGAAGGGAACGGTTGCGGAAAGTTCCCATAGATCCCTCGCCGAAGACACGGTGGAGAGTCTGCCTGGTGTCAAGAGCGTGGATAATCAACTGATAGTCAAAGGGGAAAGCCACGCCGAACATTCGGATGGCTGGGTGGGCGTGAAAGTGAAGTCCGCGCTGTTGTTTCATCGCAACGTGAGGGCCACCAAGACCGACGTGAACGTCCAGGACGGCATCGTCACGTTGAGCGGCGAGGCCAACAGCCAGGCCCAAAAGGAACTCACGACCGAATACGCCAAAGACGTGGAAGGCGTCAAAGACGTGAAGAACCAGATGACGGTCGTCAAGAACTCCAGCCCGCCGGATCGAACGATCGGCGAGAAGATTGATGACGCCTCCATCACCGCCCAGGTCAAGTCGTCGTTGATGTCGCATCGCTCGACCAGCGCCCTAAAGACGAAGGTCAAGACGACGGATGGCGTGGTCACGGTGAGCGGCAATGCCAAGAACGCCGCCGAAAAGAGCTTGGTCAC from Verrucomicrobiota bacterium harbors:
- a CDS encoding BON domain-containing protein, translated to MKSKITYPLALLAATGALFITSTALHATETDNRIEASAKKSHVFKTYLQGDSIALHSKDGVVTLKGTVAESSHRSLAEDTVESLPGVKSVDNQLIVKGESHAEHSDGWVGVKVKSALLFHRNVRATKTDVNVQDGIVTLSGEANSQAQKELTTEYAKDVEGVKDVKNQMTVVKNSSPPDRTIGEKIDDASITAQVKSSLMSHRSTSALKTKVKTTDGVVTVSGNAKNAAEKSLVTKLVTDIDGVTSVVNNMTLEVAKNN